A section of the Bacillus sp. HSf4 genome encodes:
- a CDS encoding acetylornithine transaminase — MSHLFQTYSRWNINITKAKGTIAEDENGKQYLDFVQGIAVCNLGHCPDAVTAAIKKQLDQVWHVSNLFENNLQEKVAEHLANHSAGDLVFFCNSGAEANEAAIKLARKYTQKTKIITFKQSFHGRTYAGMAATGQEKIKHGFGPMLTGFHYLPYNEPEAFQTLSNQEDVAAVMLETIQGEGGVIPANKAFLQEVQAFCRKNEALLIVDEVQTGIGRTGKAFGYEHEGLTPEIITVAKGLGSGFPVGAVIGKKELSEVFSPGSHGTTFGGNMLAMAAANATLETIFEKNFLEEVAEKGAYLLKELQEKLQFPFVKDIRGKGLIAGIECEEPVQPLIEALQKEGLLVLPAGENVIRLLPPLTVEKNEISQAVEKLNRVFTDHMAVKQ; from the coding sequence GTGAGCCATTTATTTCAGACGTACAGCCGCTGGAATATCAACATTACAAAAGCAAAAGGCACGATCGCCGAAGACGAAAACGGAAAACAATACCTGGACTTTGTGCAGGGAATCGCGGTCTGCAATCTTGGGCATTGTCCTGATGCTGTGACAGCTGCGATCAAGAAACAGCTCGATCAGGTCTGGCATGTTTCAAATTTATTCGAAAATAACCTTCAAGAAAAAGTAGCAGAACATCTGGCCAACCACAGTGCAGGCGATCTCGTTTTTTTCTGCAACAGCGGGGCCGAAGCCAATGAAGCGGCGATTAAACTGGCGCGGAAATATACGCAGAAGACGAAGATCATCACGTTCAAGCAATCCTTTCACGGCCGCACGTATGCAGGGATGGCCGCGACCGGACAGGAAAAGATTAAACACGGGTTCGGACCGATGCTGACCGGGTTTCACTATCTCCCGTACAATGAGCCGGAGGCTTTTCAAACATTAAGCAATCAAGAGGATGTCGCAGCGGTGATGCTGGAAACGATTCAAGGCGAGGGCGGAGTTATTCCGGCGAACAAAGCTTTTTTGCAGGAAGTTCAAGCTTTCTGCCGAAAAAATGAAGCCCTTCTCATCGTGGACGAAGTGCAGACGGGTATCGGCAGGACAGGAAAAGCTTTCGGATACGAACACGAAGGGCTGACGCCTGAAATCATCACCGTCGCCAAAGGGCTGGGAAGCGGCTTTCCGGTCGGAGCGGTGATCGGTAAAAAAGAGCTTTCAGAAGTGTTTTCCCCAGGTTCACACGGGACGACTTTTGGCGGAAATATGCTGGCCATGGCAGCGGCAAACGCCACATTGGAAACGATCTTTGAAAAAAACTTTCTCGAAGAAGTCGCGGAAAAAGGAGCGTATTTGCTGAAGGAACTGCAAGAAAAACTTCAGTTTCCATTTGTTAAAGACATCAGAGGGAAAGGGCTGATCGCCGGCATTGAATGTGAAGAACCCGTTCAGCCGCTGATCGAAGCGCTTCAAAAAGAAGGCCTGCTTGTACTTCCGGCAGGTGAAAATGTGATCAGGCTCCTGCCGCCGCTCACGGTCGAAAAAAACGAAATCAGTCAAGCGGTGGAGAAGCTGAACCGCGTGTTTACAGATCATATGGCTGTCAAACAGTAA
- the argJ gene encoding bifunctional ornithine acetyltransferase/N-acetylglutamate synthase — MIQVSQDSIKKTDGSIASPKGYAAKGIHCGLRYSKKDLGIIISTVPAVSAAVYTQSHFQAAPIKVTQDSLKKDAHLQAVIVNSAIANACTGQQGLVDAYEMRRETAEILGIAPELVAVSSTGVIGEHLDMEKITKGISLLKETTPEEGDFEEAILTTDTVTKQTCYELMIGGQKVTIGGAAKGSGMIHPNMATMLGFVTTDACIEEGALKRALREITDASFNQITVDGDTSTNDMVLVMANGCAENECLSEEHEDWPVFKKGLHLVCTDLAKQIARDGEGATKLIEARVKGAKTNLEARIIAKKIVASNLVKTAIYGTDANWGRIIVAIGDSMASVTPEKVEIHLGGQCLFKNNEPQPFSEELAKEYLENSEVKIDVCMGEGDGTGTAWGCDLTYEYVKINASYRT; from the coding sequence ATGATTCAGGTGAGTCAAGACAGCATCAAAAAAACAGATGGAAGCATCGCTTCGCCGAAAGGTTATGCGGCTAAAGGAATTCACTGCGGCCTTCGCTATTCCAAAAAGGATTTGGGCATCATCATCAGCACAGTTCCGGCGGTGAGTGCGGCCGTTTATACGCAGAGCCATTTCCAGGCCGCACCGATTAAGGTGACACAAGACAGCCTCAAAAAGGATGCGCACCTTCAAGCGGTCATTGTCAATAGTGCGATTGCCAATGCCTGTACGGGTCAACAGGGGCTTGTTGATGCATATGAGATGCGCCGGGAAACGGCGGAAATTCTCGGCATTGCTCCGGAGCTTGTGGCCGTTTCCTCAACAGGTGTCATCGGCGAGCACCTCGATATGGAGAAAATCACAAAAGGGATCAGCCTTCTCAAAGAGACGACGCCCGAAGAAGGCGATTTCGAAGAAGCGATTTTAACGACGGACACGGTGACAAAACAAACCTGCTATGAACTGATGATCGGCGGTCAAAAAGTGACGATCGGCGGAGCCGCCAAAGGCTCGGGGATGATCCATCCGAACATGGCGACGATGCTCGGTTTTGTCACCACAGATGCCTGTATAGAAGAGGGCGCGCTGAAAAGAGCGCTGAGGGAAATCACCGATGCCTCGTTCAACCAGATTACGGTCGACGGCGATACATCCACTAACGATATGGTCCTCGTGATGGCGAACGGCTGCGCCGAAAATGAGTGTCTCAGCGAGGAGCATGAGGATTGGCCGGTGTTTAAAAAAGGTCTGCACCTTGTCTGCACCGACCTCGCCAAACAAATCGCAAGGGATGGTGAAGGGGCGACGAAACTCATCGAAGCCCGGGTCAAAGGCGCGAAAACGAATCTTGAGGCACGGATCATCGCCAAAAAAATCGTCGCCAGCAACCTTGTCAAAACAGCGATCTACGGAACGGATGCCAACTGGGGCAGAATCATCGTCGCAATCGGCGACAGCATGGCTTCTGTGACACCTGAAAAGGTGGAAATCCACCTCGGCGGGCAGTGTCTGTTTAAAAACAATGAACCACAGCCGTTTTCCGAAGAGCTTGCCAAAGAATACTTGGAAAACAGCGAAGTGAAAATCGATGTTTGTATGGGTGAGGGAGACGGAACAGGGACGGCCTGGGGCTGTGATTTAACCTATGAATACGTCAAAATCAACGCGAGCTATCGCACGTAA
- the argB gene encoding acetylglutamate kinase: MGKTIVFKCGGSVIRELSDEFFENLKKLAEEGWHIAVVHGGGPDITRMLDKLNIDTEFVNGQRKTSKKVLDVAEMVLSGSINKYFVSELAKHGLPAVGVSGKDGGLLVAEYLNEKEYGKVGRITKVNGQMAEALMEKGFIPVIAPLSMTAACETLNVNADLAASAIAGALRADKLMFVTDVKGIMKNENMLSALTPEEIEKLIAAGVISGGMIPKVNSAVAALSEQMEEVMIVSGKGSFLKEDAFIGTKIIKQKEAVS; encoded by the coding sequence ATGGGCAAAACAATCGTTTTTAAATGCGGCGGAAGCGTCATTCGCGAGCTTTCAGACGAATTTTTTGAGAATCTAAAAAAGCTGGCTGAAGAAGGCTGGCATATCGCGGTCGTCCATGGCGGCGGCCCTGACATTACAAGAATGCTGGATAAACTGAACATCGATACAGAGTTTGTCAACGGACAGCGGAAAACGAGCAAAAAGGTTCTGGATGTCGCCGAGATGGTGCTTTCCGGTTCCATCAACAAGTATTTCGTTTCTGAGCTTGCAAAACACGGGCTCCCTGCGGTCGGGGTTTCAGGAAAAGACGGAGGCCTCCTCGTGGCCGAATATTTAAACGAAAAAGAATACGGCAAGGTCGGACGTATTACAAAGGTAAACGGACAGATGGCGGAAGCGCTCATGGAAAAAGGCTTCATCCCGGTCATTGCCCCGCTGTCAATGACTGCGGCTTGCGAGACGCTGAATGTAAACGCCGATTTGGCGGCATCAGCCATAGCCGGAGCTCTGCGCGCTGACAAATTGATGTTTGTGACAGATGTAAAAGGCATCATGAAAAACGAGAACATGCTGTCAGCACTGACACCAGAAGAGATCGAAAAGCTGATTGCAGCTGGCGTGATTTCCGGCGGGATGATACCGAAGGTGAATTCCGCGGTCGCGGCTCTCAGCGAACAAATGGAGGAGGTCATGATCGTCAGCGGAAAAGGTTCTTTCCTGAAAGAGGATGCATTTATCGGCACAAAAATCATCAAGCAAAAGGAGGCGGTATCGTGA